In Citrobacter sp. RHB25-C09, the following proteins share a genomic window:
- a CDS encoding EAL domain-containing protein: MQTAQRIINRYRRNRFIFCTLCALITLILTLGIRFISERNLNQHRTASFASRAVASLDAVLLPLQSGRDTLSPLLGLPCSVSHLPLRKQAARLQTVRAISLVQKGILYCSSVYGYRNTPIRQLQADLPSANAQLFLSTDPLLIKGSPILIQWYPLSPDGKDGLLVIVNIELLATLLLEPRTPQITSASLTVGNRHLLYGQGVVDELPSLDGERRYQLQSQHFPFTIGVTGPRAEILALKTLPSQLPLALMLSLLAGYIVWLATANHMSFSREINLGLAQKEFALFCQPLLNAQTQQCTGIEILLRWNNPRQGWISPEVFIPIAEEHHLIVPLTRYVIAETIRQRHFFPMSSKFHIGINVAASHFRDGLLLKDLNQYWFSAQPIQQLLVELTERDALLDVDYRIVSELHRLQIKLAIDDFGTGNSSLSWLEKLRPDVLKIDKSFTRAIGTDAVNSTVTDMIIALGQRLHIELVAEGVETQLQAQHLRRHGVNILQGFLYAKPMPVQDFPEWLAENRSPPPTRDNSRMAPVIPLR; encoded by the coding sequence ATGCAAACAGCACAACGGATCATAAACAGATATCGTCGTAATCGTTTTATCTTTTGTACGTTATGTGCACTCATCACGCTCATCCTGACCCTGGGTATTCGATTTATTTCGGAGCGTAATTTAAATCAGCATCGCACCGCTTCCTTCGCATCCCGCGCGGTAGCCTCGCTGGATGCTGTACTGCTACCGTTACAATCCGGGCGTGATACGCTGTCACCACTGCTGGGTCTTCCCTGCTCCGTATCTCATCTTCCACTTCGTAAACAGGCCGCCAGACTTCAGACAGTACGCGCTATCTCGCTGGTGCAAAAGGGCATACTGTATTGCTCCAGCGTCTATGGCTATCGCAATACGCCCATCCGGCAATTACAAGCCGACCTGCCCTCAGCGAATGCTCAACTCTTTCTTTCTACTGACCCGCTTCTTATCAAGGGAAGTCCGATTTTAATCCAGTGGTACCCGCTGTCCCCGGACGGAAAAGACGGACTGCTGGTGATCGTAAATATTGAACTGCTGGCGACGCTGTTACTTGAACCGCGCACACCCCAAATAACCAGTGCCAGCCTGACAGTGGGCAATCGGCATTTACTGTATGGGCAGGGAGTGGTGGACGAACTGCCGTCTCTGGATGGCGAACGTCGCTATCAGTTACAGTCTCAGCACTTTCCGTTCACTATCGGCGTTACCGGCCCCCGCGCAGAAATTCTTGCTCTCAAGACGTTACCGTCTCAGTTACCCCTGGCCCTGATGCTTAGTCTTCTCGCGGGATATATCGTCTGGCTGGCGACAGCGAATCATATGAGTTTTTCGCGGGAAATTAATCTTGGCCTCGCCCAGAAAGAGTTCGCGCTTTTTTGTCAACCCTTGCTGAATGCCCAAACGCAGCAGTGCACCGGGATTGAGATCCTCTTGCGCTGGAATAACCCCCGCCAGGGTTGGATCTCTCCGGAAGTGTTTATCCCTATCGCCGAAGAGCATCATCTTATCGTTCCTCTGACCCGCTATGTCATTGCGGAAACCATTCGTCAACGGCATTTTTTTCCGATGAGTAGTAAGTTTCATATTGGAATAAACGTCGCCGCCAGCCATTTTCGTGATGGTCTGCTGCTGAAAGACCTCAATCAATACTGGTTTAGCGCCCAGCCCATTCAACAACTGCTGGTTGAGTTAACCGAGCGTGATGCTCTGTTGGATGTTGACTACCGTATCGTGAGCGAATTGCATCGTCTGCAAATAAAGCTGGCAATCGATGACTTTGGCACGGGAAATAGTTCGCTCTCATGGCTGGAAAAGCTGCGTCCGGACGTGCTGAAAATTGATAAATCGTTTACCAGGGCGATCGGGACGGATGCGGTGAATTCCACCGTGACTGATATGATCATTGCGCTGGGGCAGCGCTTGCATATTGAACTGGTAGCGGAAGGTGTGGAAACCCAGCTGCAGGCGCAGCACTTACGCCGTCACGGCGTGAACATTCTACAAGGCTTTTTGTATGCGAAACCCATGCCGGTACAGGACTTTCCTGAATGGCTGGCGGAGAATCGTAGCCCCCCGCCCACCAGGGATAACAGCCGCATGGCGCCCGTTATCCCTTTACGTTAG
- the yoaE gene encoding CNNM family cation transport protein YoaE: MEFLMDPSIWVGLLTLVVLEIVLGIDNLVFIAILADKLPPKQRDKARLIGLSLALVMRLALLSIISWMVTLTKPLFTVMDFTFSGRDLIMLLGGIFLLFKATTELHERLENREHDAGHGKGYASFWVVVTQIVILDAVFSLDAVITAVGMVNHLPVMMAAVVIAMAVMLLASKPLTRFVNQHPTVVVLCLSFLLMIGLSLVAEGFGFHIPKGYLYAAIGFSIVIEIFNQIARRNFIRHQSTLPLRARTADAILRLMGGKRQAAVQQESDSPTTIPIPEGAFAEEERYMINGVLTLAQRSLRGIMTPRGEISWVDANLSVDEIREQLLSSPHSLFPVCRGELDEIIGIVRAKELLVALEEGIDVAAIASASPAIVVPETLDPINLLGVLRRARGSFVIVTNEFGVVQGLVTPLDVLEAIAGEFPDADETPEITFDGDGWLVKGGTDLHALQQALAVDHLVDEDGEIATVAGLVIAANGQIPRIGDVIEVPPLSITIVEANDYRVDLVRIVKERPAHDEEE; this comes from the coding sequence ATGGAATTCTTAATGGACCCCTCGATTTGGGTGGGTTTACTCACGCTTGTCGTCCTCGAAATCGTTCTGGGTATTGATAACCTGGTATTTATTGCCATCCTTGCTGACAAGTTGCCGCCAAAGCAGCGTGACAAAGCGCGTCTGATTGGTCTTTCGCTGGCGCTGGTTATGCGTCTGGCACTGCTGTCCATCATTTCGTGGATGGTCACCCTGACTAAACCGCTATTCACGGTTATGGATTTCACCTTCTCCGGCCGCGATCTGATTATGCTGTTGGGGGGGATATTCCTGCTGTTCAAAGCCACAACGGAGCTACATGAACGGCTGGAGAATCGCGAGCATGATGCCGGGCATGGCAAGGGCTATGCGAGCTTCTGGGTCGTCGTCACGCAGATCGTCATCCTTGATGCTGTCTTCTCGCTCGATGCGGTCATTACCGCTGTCGGGATGGTGAATCATCTGCCGGTGATGATGGCGGCTGTGGTGATTGCGATGGCCGTTATGTTGCTGGCTTCTAAGCCGCTGACGCGTTTCGTCAACCAGCACCCGACAGTAGTGGTGCTCTGCCTGAGCTTCCTGCTGATGATCGGCCTGAGCCTTGTCGCGGAAGGCTTTGGCTTCCATATACCTAAAGGCTACCTGTACGCGGCGATTGGTTTCTCCATTGTCATCGAGATCTTTAACCAGATTGCGCGTCGAAACTTTATTCGCCACCAGTCAACGCTGCCGCTGCGTGCGCGTACGGCTGACGCCATTCTGCGTCTGATGGGGGGTAAACGTCAGGCTGCGGTACAGCAAGAAAGCGACAGCCCCACAACGATACCGATTCCGGAAGGTGCCTTTGCGGAAGAAGAGCGTTATATGATCAACGGCGTGTTGACGCTGGCGCAGCGCTCTTTACGCGGCATCATGACCCCGCGTGGTGAAATCAGCTGGGTTGATGCCAACCTGAGCGTCGATGAGATCCGCGAGCAGCTGCTCTCCTCGCCTCACAGCCTGTTCCCGGTTTGCCGGGGCGAACTGGATGAGATCATCGGTATCGTTCGCGCTAAAGAACTATTAGTTGCCCTGGAAGAGGGTATTGATGTGGCGGCTATCGCTTCGGCGTCTCCGGCCATTGTGGTTCCGGAAACGCTGGATCCGATCAATTTGTTGGGCGTCCTGCGTCGCGCGCGCGGCAGTTTTGTGATTGTCACCAACGAGTTTGGCGTAGTACAGGGACTGGTTACGCCGCTGGATGTTCTTGAAGCCATCGCCGGAGAGTTCCCGGATGCCGACGAAACACCCGAAATCACTTTCGATGGTGACGGCTGGCTGGTTAAAGGCGGAACTGACCTGCATGCCCTACAGCAGGCGCTGGCAGTGGATCATCTGGTGGATGAAGACGGAGAAATCGCGACCGTTGCCGGGCTGGTCATCGCCGCGAATGGTCAAATCCCCCGCATAGGTGATGTTATCGAGGTACCGCCGCTGAGCATTACGATAGTTGAAGCCAACGACTATCGCGTCGATCTGGTGCGTATTGTTAAAGAGCGTCCGGCACACGACGAAGAGGAGTAA
- the manX gene encoding PTS mannose transporter subunit IIAB, with protein sequence MTIAIVIGTHGWAAEQLLKTAEMLLGEQENVGWIDFVPGENAETLIEKYNAQLAKLETGSGVLFLVDTWGGSPFNAASRIVVDKEHYEVIAGVNIPMLVETLMARDDNPSFDELVSVAVETGREGVKALKAKPVEKAAPVNAAPKAAAPAKPMGPNDYMNIGLARIDDRLIHGQVATRWTKETNVTRIIVVSDEVAADTVRKTLLTQVAPPGVTAHVVDVAKMIRVYNNPKYAGERVMLLFTNPTDVERIVEGGVKITSVNIGGMAFRQGKTQVNNAISVDEKDIEAFKKLNERGIELEARKVSTDPKLKMMDLIAKVDK encoded by the coding sequence GTGACCATTGCTATAGTTATAGGCACACATGGTTGGGCTGCGGAACAGTTGCTCAAAACGGCAGAAATGCTGTTAGGCGAGCAGGAAAACGTCGGCTGGATCGATTTCGTTCCAGGCGAAAATGCCGAAACGCTGATTGAAAAGTACAACGCTCAATTGGCAAAACTCGAAACAGGTAGCGGCGTGTTATTCCTTGTCGACACCTGGGGTGGCAGTCCCTTCAACGCTGCCAGTCGTATCGTCGTTGATAAAGAACACTATGAAGTTATCGCTGGCGTTAACATCCCGATGTTAGTGGAAACGTTAATGGCTCGTGATGATAACCCGAGCTTTGACGAGCTGGTCAGTGTGGCTGTTGAAACGGGTCGCGAAGGCGTAAAAGCGCTGAAAGCGAAACCGGTCGAAAAAGCCGCGCCGGTCAATGCCGCGCCAAAAGCTGCTGCCCCTGCAAAACCGATGGGTCCAAATGACTACATGAACATCGGTCTAGCTCGTATCGATGACCGTTTAATCCATGGTCAGGTTGCCACTCGCTGGACCAAAGAAACCAATGTCACCCGCATTATCGTCGTCAGCGATGAAGTTGCCGCGGATACCGTGCGTAAAACGCTATTAACGCAGGTTGCTCCTCCAGGCGTAACGGCGCATGTGGTTGACGTTGCCAAGATGATTCGCGTTTACAACAACCCGAAATATGCTGGCGAACGTGTGATGCTCCTGTTCACCAATCCGACAGACGTTGAACGCATTGTCGAAGGCGGTGTGAAAATCACCTCCGTAAACATTGGTGGTATGGCTTTCCGTCAGGGTAAAACGCAGGTTAACAACGCCATCTCCGTCGACGAAAAGGACATTGAAGCCTTTAAGAAACTCAATGAGCGCGGTATTGAGCTTGAGGCACGCAAAGTTTCTACCGATCCAAAACTGAAAATGATGGATTTGATCGCCAAAGTGGATAAGTAA
- the manY gene encoding PTS mannose transporter subunit IIC encodes MEITTLQIVLVFIVACIAGMESVLDEFQFHRPLVACTLIGAVLGDMKTGIIIGGTLEMIALGWMNIGAAVAPDAALASIISTVLVIAGHQSIGAGIALAIPLAAAGQVLTIIVRTITVAFQHAADKAAESGNLTALSWLHVSSLFLQAMRVAIPAVIVAISVGTSEVQSMLNAIPEVVTGGLNIAGGMIVVVGYAMVINMMRAGYLMPFFYLGFVTAAFTNFNLVALGVIGAVMAILYIQLSPKYNRVAGAPAQAAGNNDLDNELD; translated from the coding sequence ATGGAGATTACCACTCTTCAGATTGTGCTGGTGTTCATCGTCGCTTGTATCGCGGGTATGGAGTCGGTACTCGATGAATTTCAGTTCCACCGCCCACTGGTGGCCTGTACGTTAATTGGCGCCGTTCTCGGGGATATGAAAACCGGTATTATCATCGGTGGTACCCTGGAAATGATCGCCCTGGGCTGGATGAACATCGGTGCCGCCGTGGCGCCTGATGCTGCACTGGCGTCTATCATCTCTACCGTTCTGGTTATTGCAGGCCACCAAAGTATTGGTGCCGGTATCGCTCTGGCGATTCCGTTGGCAGCTGCGGGCCAGGTTCTGACCATTATCGTTCGTACCATCACCGTAGCATTCCAGCACGCGGCGGATAAGGCGGCAGAAAGCGGCAACCTGACGGCCCTGTCATGGCTACATGTCTCTTCCCTGTTCCTCCAAGCAATGCGTGTTGCGATTCCAGCAGTCATCGTTGCTATCTCCGTCGGGACCAGCGAAGTGCAGAGCATGCTGAACGCGATTCCGGAAGTGGTAACGGGCGGTCTGAACATCGCCGGTGGCATGATCGTGGTCGTTGGTTACGCGATGGTCATTAACATGATGCGCGCGGGCTACCTGATGCCGTTCTTCTACCTAGGCTTCGTTACGGCAGCATTTACCAACTTCAACCTGGTTGCTCTGGGTGTGATTGGTGCAGTCATGGCCATCCTTTACATCCAACTGAGCCCGAAATATAACCGCGTAGCGGGTGCTCCAGCACAGGCTGCTGGCAATAACGATCTCGATAACGAACTGGACTAG
- a CDS encoding PTS mannose transporter subunit IID: MVDMTKTTTEKKLTPSDVRGVFIRSNLFQGSWNFERMQALGFCFSMVPAIKRLYPENNDARKQAIKRHLEFFNTHPYVAAPVLGVTLAMEEQRANGAEIDDGAINGIKVGLMGPLAGVGDPIFWGTVRPVFAALGAGIAMSGNLLGPLLFFILFNAVRLLTRYYGVAYGYRKGVDIVQDMGGGFLQKLTEGASILGLFVMGALVNKWTHVNIPLVVSTITGQDGQTRVTTVQTILDQLMPGLVPLLLTFACMWLLRKKVNPLWIIVGFFVIGIAGYAVGLLGL; encoded by the coding sequence ATGGTTGATATGACTAAAACTACCACTGAGAAAAAACTCACTCCGAGTGATGTTCGTGGCGTGTTCATTCGTTCTAACCTGTTCCAGGGTTCATGGAACTTCGAACGTATGCAGGCGCTGGGTTTCTGCTTCTCTATGGTACCGGCGATCAAACGCCTGTACCCGGAGAACAACGATGCGCGTAAGCAGGCCATCAAACGTCACCTGGAATTCTTTAACACCCATCCTTATGTCGCAGCGCCGGTCCTTGGCGTGACGCTGGCGATGGAAGAACAGCGTGCTAACGGCGCGGAGATCGATGACGGTGCCATCAACGGTATCAAAGTCGGTTTGATGGGGCCGCTGGCAGGCGTCGGCGACCCGATCTTCTGGGGGACTGTTCGTCCGGTCTTCGCGGCATTAGGTGCCGGGATCGCAATGAGCGGTAACCTACTTGGCCCATTACTGTTCTTTATTCTGTTCAACGCCGTTCGCCTGCTGACCCGCTACTATGGTGTGGCTTACGGCTACCGTAAAGGGGTTGATATCGTTCAGGATATGGGCGGCGGCTTCCTGCAAAAACTGACTGAGGGGGCGTCAATCCTCGGCCTGTTTGTAATGGGGGCCCTGGTTAACAAGTGGACACACGTGAACATCCCCCTGGTGGTTTCAACCATCACGGGTCAGGATGGTCAGACCCGTGTGACAACCGTGCAGACCATTCTCGATCAGTTGATGCCGGGTCTGGTTCCGCTTCTGTTGACCTTCGCCTGTATGTGGCTACTGCGTAAGAAAGTTAACCCGCTGTGGATTATCGTTGGCTTCTTCGTCATCGGTATCGCCGGTTACGCAGTTGGTCTGCTGGGCCTGTAA
- a CDS encoding DUF986 family protein encodes MTITDLVLVLFIAALLAFAIYDQFIMPRRNGPTLLAVPLLRRGRVDSVIFIALIAILIYNNVINHGAQFTTWLLCALVLMGFYLFWVRVPKIIFKQNGFFFANVWIEYPRIKGMNLSEDGVLVMQLEQRRLLIRVRNIDDLESIYKLLSNSQ; translated from the coding sequence ATGACTATCACGGACCTGGTGCTGGTTTTATTTATTGCCGCGTTACTGGCTTTCGCAATTTACGATCAGTTCATCATGCCCCGCCGTAATGGCCCCACCCTGCTTGCAGTCCCTCTGCTCCGCCGTGGTCGTGTCGATAGCGTTATTTTTATCGCTCTGATCGCGATTCTTATCTACAACAACGTCATCAATCACGGCGCACAATTTACCACCTGGTTATTATGTGCGCTGGTATTAATGGGATTTTATCTTTTCTGGGTTCGCGTCCCGAAGATCATCTTTAAACAAAATGGCTTTTTCTTCGCCAATGTGTGGATAGAATATCCGCGTATTAAAGGGATGAATTTATCGGAGGACGGCGTTCTGGTGATGCAATTAGAGCAAAGGCGTTTACTTATTCGCGTACGAAATATCGACGACCTGGAAAGTATATATAAACTTCTATCTAATTCTCAATGA
- the mntP gene encoding manganese efflux pump MntP yields MNITATVLLAFGMSMDAFAASIGKGATLHKPKFSEALRTGLIFGTVETLTPLIGWGLGVLANQFVLEWNHWIAFVLLVFLGGRMMIEGIRGGDDEDEEPPRRHGFWLLVTTAIATSLDAMAVGVGLAFLQVNIIYTALAIGCATLTMSTLGIMIGRFIGPLLGKRAEILGGLVLIGIGAQILWAHFHG; encoded by the coding sequence ATGAATATCACCGCTACTGTTCTTCTCGCTTTCGGCATGTCGATGGATGCTTTTGCTGCATCAATTGGCAAAGGTGCCACGCTGCATAAACCCAAATTTTCAGAAGCTCTTCGCACGGGTCTTATTTTCGGTACGGTTGAAACGCTTACCCCCCTGATTGGCTGGGGATTAGGTGTTCTCGCAAATCAATTTGTCCTTGAGTGGAATCACTGGATTGCCTTCGTACTGCTGGTGTTTTTGGGGGGGCGGATGATGATTGAAGGCATCCGGGGTGGTGATGATGAAGATGAAGAACCACCGCGCCGTCACGGTTTCTGGCTGCTGGTCACTACCGCTATCGCGACCAGCCTTGACGCCATGGCAGTCGGCGTGGGTCTGGCGTTTCTGCAGGTCAATATCATTTACACGGCGCTGGCCATCGGTTGTGCCACGTTAACGATGTCTACGTTGGGAATAATGATCGGACGCTTTATCGGCCCGTTGCTCGGTAAACGGGCGGAAATTCTTGGCGGGCTGGTACTTATCGGTATTGGCGCACAGATTCTCTGGGCACACTTCCACGGTTAA
- the rlmA gene encoding 23S rRNA (guanine(745)-N(1))-methyltransferase, with protein MSFTCPLCHQPLAQVKNSFVCAQRHQFDMAKEGYVNLMPVQHKRSRDPGDSAEMMQARRAFLDAGHYQPLRDAIVHHLSARLDASATSLLDIGCGEGYYTHAFADALPTLQTYGLDVAKNAIRAAAKRYSQVMFCVASSHRLPFADASQDAIVRIYAPCKAEELARVVKPGGWVITATPGPRHLMELKGLIYDEVRLHAPHSEQLAGFILQESVSLAYPMTLSGREAMALLQMTPFAWRAKAEVWEQLAEQVSFNCQTDFCLNIWQRAN; from the coding sequence ATGTCGTTTACCTGCCCATTATGTCACCAGCCCCTTGCGCAAGTGAAAAACAGTTTTGTCTGTGCGCAGCGGCACCAGTTTGATATGGCGAAAGAAGGGTATGTTAACCTGATGCCGGTTCAGCATAAACGTTCGCGCGATCCTGGCGACAGCGCGGAAATGATGCAGGCTCGACGCGCTTTTCTTGATGCCGGGCACTATCAGCCACTTCGTGATGCGATTGTGCATCACCTCTCCGCACGACTGGATGCATCAGCCACTTCGCTGCTTGATATTGGCTGTGGGGAAGGGTATTACACGCATGCATTTGCGGATGCACTCCCAACGCTTCAAACCTACGGTCTGGATGTGGCAAAAAACGCCATTAGAGCGGCAGCCAAACGCTATTCACAAGTGATGTTCTGCGTGGCATCGAGCCACAGATTACCTTTTGCAGATGCCAGCCAGGATGCCATTGTTCGCATCTATGCACCATGTAAAGCCGAAGAACTGGCGCGTGTTGTTAAGCCTGGCGGTTGGGTGATTACCGCGACGCCTGGCCCGCGTCATTTAATGGAACTGAAAGGACTTATCTACGATGAGGTACGTCTGCATGCGCCTCACAGTGAGCAGCTTGCAGGTTTTATCTTGCAGGAGAGCGTTTCATTAGCCTATCCGATGACCTTAAGCGGTCGCGAAGCGATGGCCTTGTTACAGATGACGCCTTTTGCCTGGCGGGCAAAAGCGGAGGTATGGGAGCAACTTGCGGAACAGGTGTCGTTCAACTGCCAGACCGATTTTTGTCTGAACATCTGGCAGCGCGCGAATTAA
- the cspE gene encoding transcription antiterminator/RNA stability regulator CspE, with protein sequence MAKIKGQVKWFNESKGFGFITPADGSKDVFVHFSAIQGNGFKTLAEGQNVEFEIQDGQKGPAAVNVTAI encoded by the coding sequence ATGGCAAAGATCAAAGGTCAAGTTAAGTGGTTCAACGAATCTAAAGGTTTTGGCTTTATTACTCCTGCAGACGGCAGCAAAGATGTGTTTGTACACTTCTCTGCTATCCAGGGTAATGGTTTCAAAACTCTGGCTGAAGGCCAGAACGTTGAGTTCGAAATTCAGGACGGCCAGAAAGGTCCGGCTGCTGTTAACGTAACAGCTATCTGA
- a CDS encoding DUF2627 domain-containing protein, with protein sequence MCGIFSKEVLSKNVVVEYRFSAEPYISASSSNVSVLSMLCLRAKKTL encoded by the coding sequence ATGTGTGGCATTTTCAGTAAAGAAGTCCTGAGTAAAAACGTTGTCGTTGAATACCGCTTCTCTGCCGAACCTTATATTAGTGCCTCAAGCAGTAATGTCTCAGTTTTATCTATGTTATGCCTGCGGGCTAAGAAAACACTCTAA
- a CDS encoding YebO family protein, with protein sequence MNEVVNSGALNFASLLVSVVVLVVGLALWFFINRASSRTNEQIELLEALLDQQKRQNALLRRLCEANEPEQAPEASSKDNASQEDDGIIRLVAER encoded by the coding sequence ATGAACGAAGTTGTGAATTCAGGCGCGCTTAACTTTGCGTCTTTGCTGGTATCGGTGGTTGTTCTGGTGGTTGGGCTGGCGCTGTGGTTCTTTATCAACCGTGCGAGTTCGCGAACAAACGAACAGATTGAATTGCTCGAAGCGCTGTTGGATCAGCAGAAGCGACAAAATGCGCTGTTGCGCCGTTTGTGCGAGGCCAATGAACCCGAACAGGCCCCTGAGGCGTCGTCAAAAGACAATGCTTCCCAGGAAGATGACGGTATCATTCGTCTGGTCGCCGAACGATAA
- the mgrB gene encoding PhoP/PhoQ regulator MgrB codes for MKKFRWVILVVAVLVCLLLWAQVFNIMCDQDVQFFSGICAINKFIPW; via the coding sequence GTGAAAAAGTTTCGATGGGTCATTTTGGTTGTTGCTGTGCTTGTGTGCCTTCTGCTGTGGGCGCAGGTATTCAACATCATGTGTGACCAGGATGTACAATTTTTCAGCGGAATTTGCGCCATCAATAAATTTATCCCCTGGTAA
- a CDS encoding YobH family protein produces MRLIIRGIMLIALVWIGLLLSGYGILIGSQENAAGLGLKCTYLTARGTATAQYVHTDSGLIGLTDCPLLRKSTVIIDNG; encoded by the coding sequence ATGCGATTGATCATTCGCGGCATAATGCTGATAGCGCTGGTCTGGATAGGTTTACTACTCAGTGGCTATGGCATTCTTATTGGCAGTCAGGAAAACGCCGCCGGGCTCGGGCTAAAATGTACGTATCTTACCGCTCGTGGAACGGCGACTGCGCAATATGTACATACGGACAGCGGGCTGATTGGGTTAACGGACTGTCCTCTGCTACGTAAGAGTACCGTGATCATCGACAACGGCTAA
- a CDS encoding fimbrial protein, with product MLTGKKALLALAVSALVSTTAYAEDMGSGKLHFKGEVIEAPCEIDPNYVDQDIDLGQVTTSHINSTGYSENKQVEIKLINCTLNTTVKTGTESDLYSKVDVTFNSTAHVTEGSDLNLLDNTTAGAATGVGVRLLNSDGSKNITLGTPEEITLNQASAEQSLLFNARMELIDGTKATPATPGAVTAEATYVLEYK from the coding sequence ATGCTTACAGGAAAGAAAGCATTATTAGCACTCGCTGTATCAGCGCTCGTATCCACAACTGCATATGCTGAAGACATGGGCTCTGGTAAACTTCATTTTAAAGGTGAAGTTATCGAAGCACCTTGTGAAATTGATCCTAACTATGTTGATCAGGATATTGATTTGGGTCAGGTGACAACCTCCCACATTAACAGTACCGGCTATAGCGAAAACAAGCAGGTAGAAATTAAGCTCATTAACTGTACCTTAAATACGACAGTTAAAACCGGTACGGAAAGCGATCTCTATTCCAAGGTTGACGTCACGTTTAACAGTACTGCTCACGTTACTGAAGGCAGCGACCTGAACCTGCTGGATAATACCACAGCAGGTGCGGCAACGGGCGTCGGCGTACGCTTGCTCAACAGTGATGGTTCAAAAAACATTACGCTGGGTACGCCGGAAGAAATCACACTCAACCAGGCCTCCGCGGAGCAGTCACTTCTGTTTAATGCGCGTATGGAACTGATTGATGGCACAAAAGCGACACCTGCAACTCCAGGTGCAGTTACTGCCGAAGCAACCTACGTTCTGGAATATAAGTAA